The following proteins are encoded in a genomic region of Spirosoma sp. SC4-14:
- a CDS encoding amidase — protein sequence MQTSRTTTLSFDEYVQHDATGLAQLVRSGEVTAPELLETAIARAEAVNPELNAIVTPLYDKGREMATHLPGDGPFRGVPFLLKDLEFEWAGTPMKSGCRGYQNYVSTTDSEVVRRLKAAGLVFFGKTNTPEFGLTPYTEPQLYGPARNPWKPTHSPGGSSGGSAVAVAAGIVPAASASDGGGSIRIPAACCGLFGLKPSRGRVTLGPRFGELWNGAVIGHSVTRSVRDSAGLLDAIAGPLAGDPYGITPPERPFVEEVSREPGRLRIAFSTQTLIPAQSVDPECVNAVRDAAQLLESLGHTVEEIALPYEKSIVTEAFFVNVLSETAATLRELGEYLGRPTQRSDVELNTWAQARLAEGFSATDVAYQKRRWNSLNRSMGQLHEKYDVFLTPTLPRPPIAIGTFQNKASEQRLLKLVDSLGGLKYLNGSKIVDELAERSLGYISFTVITNMTGQPSMSVPLHWSPDGLPIGTMFAAKLGDEATLFRLAGQLEKARPWFNKRPTSY from the coding sequence ATGCAAACGTCCCGTACTACAACTCTATCGTTTGACGAATACGTTCAGCACGACGCTACTGGTCTGGCTCAACTTGTTCGATCGGGCGAAGTTACGGCTCCTGAATTGCTCGAAACAGCCATTGCTCGTGCCGAAGCCGTTAATCCTGAACTCAATGCTATTGTAACGCCCTTGTACGATAAAGGCCGTGAAATGGCTACACATTTGCCTGGCGATGGGCCGTTTCGGGGAGTTCCGTTTTTATTGAAAGACCTGGAGTTCGAATGGGCTGGAACACCCATGAAATCGGGTTGTCGGGGTTATCAGAACTATGTGTCTACAACCGATAGCGAAGTAGTAAGGCGACTAAAAGCAGCAGGGCTGGTCTTTTTCGGAAAAACCAATACGCCCGAATTTGGCCTGACACCCTATACGGAGCCGCAACTATACGGCCCTGCCCGAAATCCCTGGAAGCCAACTCATTCGCCGGGTGGGTCGAGTGGTGGATCGGCAGTAGCGGTAGCTGCCGGAATCGTGCCAGCGGCCAGTGCGTCGGATGGGGGCGGTTCTATTCGGATTCCGGCAGCCTGCTGCGGGCTGTTTGGGCTAAAACCTTCGCGGGGACGGGTTACGCTTGGCCCGCGTTTTGGCGAGTTGTGGAATGGTGCTGTCATTGGTCATTCGGTGACGCGCAGTGTTCGCGATAGTGCCGGACTGCTGGATGCCATTGCCGGACCATTAGCGGGCGACCCATATGGTATTACGCCACCCGAACGGCCGTTTGTTGAAGAAGTAAGCCGAGAGCCTGGCAGGCTCCGAATCGCTTTTTCGACGCAGACGCTGATTCCGGCACAGTCCGTCGATCCAGAATGCGTTAACGCCGTTCGGGATGCTGCTCAACTGCTGGAAAGCCTGGGCCACACGGTAGAGGAAATTGCATTGCCGTACGAAAAATCGATTGTTACGGAGGCTTTTTTCGTAAATGTGCTTAGCGAAACAGCCGCTACACTGCGTGAACTAGGTGAATACCTTGGCCGGCCAACCCAGCGAAGCGATGTAGAACTGAATACGTGGGCGCAGGCTCGATTGGCCGAAGGTTTCTCAGCAACGGATGTAGCCTATCAGAAACGTCGCTGGAATTCGCTCAACCGCAGTATGGGGCAGTTGCACGAAAAATATGATGTGTTCTTAACCCCTACGCTGCCACGCCCACCCATTGCTATCGGTACCTTTCAGAATAAAGCATCGGAGCAACGATTGCTCAAACTGGTTGACTCGCTTGGTGGATTGAAATACCTGAATGGGAGCAAAATTGTCGATGAGCTGGCCGAACGTTCGCTGGGTTACATTTCATTCACCGTCATTACGAACATGACTGGTCAGCCCTCCATGTCGGTTCCGCTTCATTGGTCGCCCGATGGTTTGCCGATTGGGACTATGTTTGCCGCCAAACTGGGCGATGAGGCCACGTTGTTCCGATTGGCTGGTCAACTGGAGAAGGCCCGCCCGTGGTTCAATAAACGCCCAACTAGTTATTGA
- a CDS encoding acyltransferase, with the protein MSAKNPSAVYFSGFNGVRFLAASSVVFHHIEQFKTIYGYTDTFDKTNEHPVVYQAGRLGVALFFVLSGFLITYLLLAEKQYAGRIHIGNFYVRRILRIWPLYFWIIGLSFFVFPHIPALYIPGVSEHAYDHFWQKLAFFGIVMPNIALTLYHEMPLCSHTWSIGVEEQFYLIWPWLVGSLRPRRTILTLASIALLLAAGFFWLRYGPGSTAPEAGTTMLLVSDFLAHFRIGTMAIGGIGAYLVFKKHPILTVLYLKSVQWVVYAVLGTMLALGIRIPGLNYEGYALFFVFLLMNLAANPNSVINLENRLCNFMGKISYGLYMYHPVVIVSCLYVIRQFMPYSLGFSVLLYITSYAMTTLVAWLSYEYFEKQFLKLKDRFSPGAKAVAKPQTARA; encoded by the coding sequence ATGTCGGCTAAAAACCCATCCGCCGTCTATTTTTCCGGCTTTAACGGAGTACGTTTTCTTGCAGCATCCTCGGTGGTCTTTCACCATATTGAGCAGTTTAAGACCATTTATGGTTATACGGACACCTTCGACAAAACCAACGAACACCCGGTTGTTTATCAGGCCGGACGCTTAGGCGTTGCACTGTTTTTTGTCTTAAGTGGCTTTCTGATCACGTATCTGTTACTGGCCGAAAAGCAGTATGCCGGTCGCATTCATATCGGCAATTTCTACGTAAGACGCATTTTGCGCATCTGGCCGCTCTATTTCTGGATCATTGGATTAAGTTTTTTCGTATTTCCGCACATCCCGGCGCTTTATATTCCTGGTGTTTCCGAACATGCCTATGACCATTTCTGGCAAAAGCTGGCATTTTTTGGAATCGTTATGCCCAATATAGCGCTCACGCTCTACCACGAAATGCCGCTGTGTTCGCACACATGGTCGATTGGCGTCGAAGAGCAGTTCTACCTGATCTGGCCCTGGCTGGTAGGAAGCCTTCGACCTCGCCGGACAATACTCACGCTGGCCAGTATTGCGCTTTTGTTGGCAGCAGGTTTTTTCTGGCTGCGCTATGGCCCCGGTTCAACTGCTCCCGAAGCCGGAACAACGATGCTACTGGTATCGGATTTTCTGGCTCATTTTCGCATCGGCACAATGGCCATCGGCGGCATCGGTGCTTATTTGGTCTTTAAAAAACACCCCATCCTGACTGTATTGTATCTGAAATCCGTACAGTGGGTCGTGTATGCTGTATTAGGAACAATGCTCGCACTGGGTATTCGAATTCCGGGGCTGAACTACGAAGGCTACGCGCTATTTTTTGTTTTTCTGCTAATGAATCTGGCGGCCAATCCCAACTCGGTCATCAATCTCGAAAACAGGCTTTGCAACTTTATGGGCAAGATTTCGTACGGGCTCTATATGTATCATCCGGTTGTGATCGTATCGTGCCTGTACGTTATCCGTCAGTTTATGCCCTATAGCCTGGGGTTTTCGGTGCTGTTGTATATAACAAGCTACGCCATGACTACGCTCGTAGCCTGGCTCTCCTACGAATATTTTGAAAAACAGTTCCTGAAACTAAAAGATCGGTTTTCGCCGGGAGCCAAAGCCGTGGCAAAGCCCCAAACTGCCCGCGCATAG
- a CDS encoding M61 family peptidase, with protein MHYRLAADPLLPHYIAVEARLTTIQNLAEVELQLPAWRPGRYELQQFAKNIQRFEVVDEQGRVLPFRKITKDRWRVQTNGASSLIARYNYYSIVPTPNLLNAGSSFISDVLLYVNPVNLCLYAEGRIDEPCTLELAIPDGWMVACGLEQIDAKMLRAADFYELADCPLMAAPSIQHIQYSVNEVSFHVWIQGGWRTDGAPTFDAERIVRDFSRFSETQIRLYGEFPERDYHFLTLVLPTPYYHGVEHRNSTMLVLGPTDEGEGLYLDLLGVASHELFHAWNIIRIRPIELLPYDFTKENYFPTCFVAEGVTTYYGDLMLRQSNVFDDEAYLKELQVLFKRHFENNGRAFQSLVESSWDLWLDGYEKGVPDRKVSVYHKGAIAALILDLHIRQLTDHARSLDNVMRTMWERFGKSFVGYTLDDYRAVTETVAGEPLDWYYDLCIFGNQPLESTLNRYLEWVGLAVVYEEPTPDSVGGIRLRELDDVAGSLQRARWFGGTLTESIHEGLVPKEKLSKDVVAK; from the coding sequence ATGCATTACCGACTAGCTGCCGATCCTCTTTTGCCACATTATATTGCCGTTGAAGCCCGGTTAACCACCATTCAGAATCTGGCCGAGGTTGAGCTTCAATTACCTGCCTGGCGACCCGGTCGGTACGAGTTGCAGCAGTTTGCCAAAAATATTCAGCGGTTCGAGGTTGTCGATGAGCAAGGAAGGGTCCTGCCGTTTCGCAAAATTACAAAAGATCGGTGGCGGGTGCAGACCAATGGCGCCAGTAGCCTTATAGCCCGGTATAACTATTATTCGATAGTGCCCACGCCCAATTTGCTCAACGCGGGTAGCAGTTTTATCAGCGATGTATTGCTGTATGTCAATCCCGTTAATCTTTGTCTGTATGCCGAAGGGCGTATCGATGAACCCTGTACGCTCGAACTGGCTATTCCTGATGGCTGGATGGTGGCCTGTGGTTTAGAACAGATTGACGCAAAAATGCTTCGGGCGGCCGATTTCTACGAATTAGCCGATTGTCCGCTCATGGCAGCCCCCTCTATTCAGCATATTCAATACAGCGTAAACGAGGTTTCATTTCATGTCTGGATTCAGGGCGGCTGGCGAACAGATGGCGCTCCAACATTCGATGCCGAGCGAATCGTTCGCGATTTTAGCCGATTTTCGGAAACGCAGATCCGACTCTACGGCGAATTCCCTGAGCGCGATTATCATTTTCTAACACTGGTGTTGCCCACACCTTATTATCATGGCGTTGAGCACCGAAATTCGACCATGCTGGTGCTTGGCCCTACCGACGAAGGGGAAGGGTTATATCTGGATTTGCTCGGCGTGGCCTCGCACGAGTTGTTCCATGCCTGGAATATCATTCGTATTCGGCCCATTGAATTGCTGCCGTATGATTTTACGAAAGAAAACTACTTTCCAACCTGTTTTGTCGCCGAAGGCGTTACAACCTATTATGGCGATTTGATGCTGCGTCAATCAAACGTTTTCGACGATGAAGCCTATCTGAAAGAGCTTCAGGTGCTGTTCAAGCGGCATTTCGAAAACAATGGACGGGCGTTTCAGTCGCTGGTCGAGTCGTCGTGGGATTTATGGCTCGATGGCTACGAAAAAGGTGTACCCGACCGTAAGGTGTCGGTTTATCACAAAGGAGCAATAGCGGCTCTGATTCTGGACCTGCACATTCGGCAGCTTACGGATCATGCCCGTTCGCTGGACAATGTGATGCGGACGATGTGGGAGCGATTCGGCAAATCGTTTGTAGGATATACACTAGACGATTATCGGGCTGTCACCGAAACCGTGGCGGGTGAGCCACTGGATTGGTACTACGATCTCTGCATTTTTGGCAACCAACCGCTCGAATCAACGCTCAATCGATACCTGGAATGGGTTGGCCTGGCGGTCGTGTATGAAGAACCAACCCCCGACTCGGTTGGTGGCATTCGGCTACGCGAACTGGACGATGTGGCGGGGAGTTTGCAGCGAGCCCGTTGGTTCGGTGGAACATTAACTGAATCGATTCATGAAGGTCTGGTGCCGAAAGAAAAGTTAAGCAAGGATGTTGTAGCCAAATGA